CGGTCAGGTAGGCTTTCCCCTCTTTTTGGTACCGGGGCGCCAAAAAATCCAGCAGGTCGATAAACTTTTTCAGGAACTCCTGGGTCACGGGCTTTTCCAGCACAAACTCCTGCACAGGGGCTTGCAGTCCGGTCAAATTCTTTAATTCCGGCACAAAATAAGGATTGGGCAAAAACCTGACGTCCATGACGAGGTCGGCGCCCCGCGGAATGCCGTATTTGAACCCGAACGAAAGCACGCTGATCTGGATCGACTTTCTTTCGTTTTTTTGGGCGCCCATCTCTTGAATCATGGCTTTAAGCTGGTGGACGTTCAAATTGGACGAGTCCACCACCCGGTGAGCGATGCTGCGCAACGGCTCCAAAACCTGCTTTTCCAGGCGAATGCCCTCAAGGAGCCCTTTGTCCTTGGACAGGGGATGCTGGCGCCGGGTTTCCGAGTATCGCCGAATCAAGGTGTCTTCGTCCGATTCCAGAAAAATGATTTCAAAGGCGTAGCCCTGGTCTTCCAGATCCTTGAAAACGTTTTCAAAACGGGAGACAAAGCCTTTTTCCCGCAGATCCATAACAAAGGCGAATCGCGTCACCTCGGACACGGTTTGGTTCTGCAATTCCAGAAACTTGGGCAGCAAGGCCACGGGCAGGTTGTCGACGCAAAAGAATCCCGCATCCTCAAGGGCCGCCAGGGCCGTGCTTTTACCGGACCCGGACAGACCCGTGATGATGACGATTTTAAGGCGTTCCACGATTAGAACTCCTGATCCACTTCTCCGATGGCTTGAGCGACCTCCTGGGGGGAGTCGCAACCCATCAAGCGTTTGCGGAACTCTTCGTTACGTAAAAGCCGTGAAATCTGAGCCAGCATGGTGAGATGCAGCCCGGCGGAGTCCGTCGGGACCGCCAAAAGGAAGAAAATATTGGTGGGTTTTCCGTCGATGGATTCAAAATCCACCCCCTGCCGGCTGATGCCGAAACCCAGATGGAGTTTGCTCAACTCCCTCATTTTACCGTGGGGAATGCCGATTCCGTTCCCCACGCCGGTGCTTCCCAGGCGCTCTCTATCCAGCAGCACCCGGACCATATCCTCAACCTTGACCCCGGCGGCTTGGGCCACCGGGGCTGCCAGTTCCTCTATAATCCCCTTCTTATCCCGGGCCTGCAGATCGCACAGCATGCACTCGGGAGTGATGTTATCAAGAATTTTCATAAATTAAATCGCTTCGCAACCTATTCTACATCATGGGCTCGATGAGGCCCAGGTTGTTTCCTCTTCTCCGGTAAAGCACGTTTACCTGGCCTGTTTTTGCGTTAGTGAACACCATAAACTGATTGTCCACCAACTCCATTTGCAGTACGGCTTCTTCCACATCCATGGGTTTGTAATCGATGGTTTCCACACGGATGGTTGTCTCTAGAGGTTCGTCGTCCGATTCCAAAGCGCTAATGGCGCCCTCCTCTCTCAGGCGGGCCTTGCCCCGGGACGCGTCCCGGCGCTTTCGGACTTTTTGCTTTCCCTTTTTAATTTGTTTTTCCAGCTTATCCAATACCTTGTCTATGGAGGTATACATGTCGCCGGTCTCTTCCTTTCCATTTATCGTGAGCCGGTCGCCCGCCACATTGATTTCCGCAATGTGGCGATGCTTCTCCACAGTCAATACCACGTTTGCCTCGGCCGGATTGTCCAGGTACTTGTCAAACCTGTCCAATTTTTCGCTAGCATAATCTCTCAAAGCGTCGGAGGGATCCAGGTTTTTAAAAGTAACCGATGTGTGCATAGGAACAACCTCCCTTATTTCGGTTGCGCGGGCTTAGCCCGCTTGTTGTACCAGCCGGCCTTGTTCCTGACCGGCTTCAAAGTAAACCCTTTTAAGCAAGGATTTGGGGCATTTGGCCGATGCCTGTTAAATGGTTGAATTAGATTTCTTTAGACTCCTTTTCAAAGGGACAACTAGGTTAACAAATTCGCCGTCAGGCCAGTTTCTTGCGCTTGCTGGAAGGAAGAATCCCCAGCATCTCGCGGTATTTGGCTACTGTACGGCGGGCGATCTGAATATTGTTATCCTCCAGCATGGAGGCTATCTTGTCGTCGGAATACGGCTTTTTCGGATTTTCGCCCTTGATGATCTGCAAAATCCGCTCTTTCACGCTGGCCGAAGCAATGGCGCCGCCGTTCACCCTATTGATGGAGCTGTTGAAAAAGTATTTCAGTTCGAAAATCCCCTGGGGCGTGTGGGCGTACTTATTGGTGGTGACCCGGCTGATGGTGGACTCATGCATCTCGATGTCCTCGGCCACGTCCCGCAGCACCATGGGCTTTAGGTGGGCGATGCCCTTTTCCAAAAACGGCCTTTGGAATTTCACGATGCTTTCCATGACCTTATAGATGGTGCGCTGCCTTTGGTGGATGCTTCGGATAAGCCAGGCCGCGGACCGCAGCTTGCCCTGGACGTAATTTTTCGTCTCTTCGGGCAGATTGGCTTCTTTTTGCAGAGCCTGCTTGTAAAAGTTGCTCACATGCAGCTTGGGCAGGCCGTCGTCGTTCAGGACGATTTCAAAATTGTCCCCGACCTTATATACGAAAATATCGGGTACAATGTAATGCGGCTCTTCGTCGGAAAACTGGCGGCCCGGCTTGGGCTCCAGACCCATGATAAGGCGGACGGCGGCAAGCACGTCGTCCATGGAGATGCGCAAGGCCGAAGCAATGGCCTTGTAGTTTTTATTTTGCAGGTGATTGAGGTAATTGCAGACAATCTGCTCCAGCACCGGATCTTTGATCTGAAGGTGGCGAATCTGGATCATGAGGCATTCGCTCAGATTGCGTGCGCACACGCCCACCGGATCCAGGGTATGCATTTGCTCCAGGACCTTTTCCACCAGTTCGGGCTCTTCTCCCATGGCCAGGGCGATTTCCTCAACCGTGGCGTCCAGGTATCCGTCTTTGTTCAGGTTGCCGATAATCATCTCTCCGACTTCCTGGTCTTTGGAATCGGAAAACTTCAACATGAGCTGCCACAAAAGATGCTCGGACAAGGATTCCTTACGCGCTATGAAGCTCTCGTATTTGGGCGCCTCCCTTTCTTCGCTTTCAAACACCGCAGGCCCGGGAGCGCTGTATTCGTCCATGTAGTTGGACCA
The Desulfatibacillum aliphaticivorans DSM 15576 DNA segment above includes these coding regions:
- the rapZ gene encoding RNase adapter RapZ translates to MERLKIVIITGLSGSGKSTALAALEDAGFFCVDNLPVALLPKFLELQNQTVSEVTRFAFVMDLREKGFVSRFENVFKDLEDQGYAFEIIFLESDEDTLIRRYSETRRQHPLSKDKGLLEGIRLEKQVLEPLRSIAHRVVDSSNLNVHQLKAMIQEMGAQKNERKSIQISVLSFGFKYGIPRGADLVMDVRFLPNPYFVPELKNLTGLQAPVQEFVLEKPVTQEFLKKFIDLLDFLAPRYQKEGKAYLTVAVGCTGGKHRSVSVAGIVYEHLKGLFSNVSLSHRDIER
- a CDS encoding PTS sugar transporter subunit IIA; the protein is MKILDNITPECMLCDLQARDKKGIIEELAAPVAQAAGVKVEDMVRVLLDRERLGSTGVGNGIGIPHGKMRELSKLHLGFGISRQGVDFESIDGKPTNIFFLLAVPTDSAGLHLTMLAQISRLLRNEEFRKRLMGCDSPQEVAQAIGEVDQEF
- the hpf gene encoding ribosome hibernation-promoting factor, HPF/YfiA family yields the protein MHTSVTFKNLDPSDALRDYASEKLDRFDKYLDNPAEANVVLTVEKHRHIAEINVAGDRLTINGKEETGDMYTSIDKVLDKLEKQIKKGKQKVRKRRDASRGKARLREEGAISALESDDEPLETTIRVETIDYKPMDVEEAVLQMELVDNQFMVFTNAKTGQVNVLYRRRGNNLGLIEPMM
- the rpoN gene encoding RNA polymerase factor sigma-54; translation: MALELRQQLRLAQQLIMTPQLQMAIKLLQLSHLELLDVIQQEMEQNAAIEEGDESGGADEDMGDNRRDDPMDLAAKEAAPPEEKEVVIEERTPDDVDWSNYMDEYSAPGPAVFESEEREAPKYESFIARKESLSEHLLWQLMLKFSDSKDQEVGEMIIGNLNKDGYLDATVEEIALAMGEEPELVEKVLEQMHTLDPVGVCARNLSECLMIQIRHLQIKDPVLEQIVCNYLNHLQNKNYKAIASALRISMDDVLAAVRLIMGLEPKPGRQFSDEEPHYIVPDIFVYKVGDNFEIVLNDDGLPKLHVSNFYKQALQKEANLPEETKNYVQGKLRSAAWLIRSIHQRQRTIYKVMESIVKFQRPFLEKGIAHLKPMVLRDVAEDIEMHESTISRVTTNKYAHTPQGIFELKYFFNSSINRVNGGAIASASVKERILQIIKGENPKKPYSDDKIASMLEDNNIQIARRTVAKYREMLGILPSSKRKKLA